A single Mustela lutreola isolate mMusLut2 chromosome X, mMusLut2.pri, whole genome shotgun sequence DNA region contains:
- the SERTM2 gene encoding serine-rich and transmembrane domain-containing 2, whose translation MTEVHFRYHGNLTGRAHFPTLATEVDTTSDKYSNLYMYVGLFLSLLAILLILLFTMLLRLKHVISPITSESTESVPQFTDVEMQSRIPTP comes from the coding sequence ATGACGGAGGTGCATTTCAGGTACCATGGAAATCTCACTGGCCGGGCCCATTTCCCCACCCTGGCAACAGAGGTCGACACCACCTCAGATAAGTATTCCAACCTCTACATGTATGTGGGCTTATTCCTGAGCCTCCTGGCCATTCTCCTCATCCTGCTCTTCACGATGCTCCTTCGGCTCAAACATGTCATCTCACCCATCACTTCTGAGAGCACCGAAAGTGTCCCTCAGTTCACAGATGTAGAAATGCAGAGTCGAATCCCCACTCCGTAA